A genomic region of Glycine max cultivar Williams 82 chromosome 15, Glycine_max_v4.0, whole genome shotgun sequence contains the following coding sequences:
- the LOC100808675 gene encoding uncharacterized protein isoform X3, with translation MPPMSTIPIHRPEFRTLFFNGSPSPCKCLRITASWTMTMDSKFSPTTKNSNDNNYNLKKKEELSVQIPTPPISKVETLNSNDLQFDRLQPSDQELGRVKRFEFGQFVAREAVLDEEYWTAAWLRAESHWEDRPYDRYVDNYKRKFAEQEFNALKRRCKVQNGDSCACIITVRKEQKNAKHSVLKSVVGTLDLNIRYLLQGETYPGERVKAPLFCSINRTPPSRYGYIANLCVIKSVRRQGIASNMMSFAIEAAKSNAGLTQVYVHVDRNNRPAQILYQKMGFEMVEMANSQLVEETYLLRLQA, from the exons atgcctcccaTGTCAACGATTCCAATTCACAGACCTGAATTTCGTACCTTATTCTTCAATGGGTCTCCAAGCCCTTGCAAATGCCTCAGAATTACTGCCTCATGGACCAT GACCATGGATTCGAAATTTTCTCCAACAACAAAGAAtagtaatgataataattataatctgaagaagaaggaagaactCTCTGTGCAGATTCCAACCCCACCCATTTCCAAAGTGGAAACTTTAAACTCCAATGATCTCCAATTTGATCGATTGCAGCCATCGGATCAAGAATTGGGTCGAGTAAAAAGGTTTGAGTTTGGGCAATTTGTCGCACGAGAAGCTGTGCTTGATGAAGAGTATTGG ACAGCAGCATGGTTAAGGGCAGAAAGTCACTGGGAGGATCGACCGTACGACAG ATATGTTGATAACTACAAAAGGAAATTTGCCGAGCAG GaatttaatgcattaaaaagACGGTGCAAGGTGCAAAATGGTGATAGTTGCGCATGCATCATCACG GTGAGGAAGGAGCAGAAAAATGCAAAGCACTCAGTATTAAAGAGTGTTGTAGGAACCCTTGATTTGAATATCCGATATTTGCTACAAGGGGAGACTTATCCCGGG GAACGTGTAAAGGCCCCTCTTTTTTGCAGCATCAACAGAACACCACCAAGCAGGTATGGCTACATTGCAAACTTATGCGTCATCAAATCAGTTAGGCGACAGGGAATTGCAAGCAACATGATGTCTTTTGCTATTGAAGCTGCAAAATCTAATG CAGGTTTGACACAGGTGTATGTGCATGTGGACAGAAATAATAGGCCTGCACAGATATTATACCAAAAAATGGGCTTCGAG
- the LOC100808675 gene encoding uncharacterized protein isoform X4: MPPMSTIPIHRPEFRTLFFNGSPSPCKCLRITASWTMTMDSKFSPTTKNSNDNNYNLKKKEELSVQIPTPPISKVETLNSNDLQFDRLQPSDQELGRVKRFEFGQFVAREAVLDEEYWTAAWLRAESHWEDRPYDRYVDNYKRKFAEQEFNALKRRCKVQNGDSCACIITVRKEQKNAKHSVLKSVVGTLDLNIRYLLQGETYPGERVKAPLFCSINRTPPSRYGYIANLCVIKSVRRQGIASNMMSFAIEAAKSNGLTQVYVHVDRNNRPAQILYQKMGFEMVEMANSQLVEETYLLRLQA; the protein is encoded by the exons atgcctcccaTGTCAACGATTCCAATTCACAGACCTGAATTTCGTACCTTATTCTTCAATGGGTCTCCAAGCCCTTGCAAATGCCTCAGAATTACTGCCTCATGGACCAT GACCATGGATTCGAAATTTTCTCCAACAACAAAGAAtagtaatgataataattataatctgaagaagaaggaagaactCTCTGTGCAGATTCCAACCCCACCCATTTCCAAAGTGGAAACTTTAAACTCCAATGATCTCCAATTTGATCGATTGCAGCCATCGGATCAAGAATTGGGTCGAGTAAAAAGGTTTGAGTTTGGGCAATTTGTCGCACGAGAAGCTGTGCTTGATGAAGAGTATTGG ACAGCAGCATGGTTAAGGGCAGAAAGTCACTGGGAGGATCGACCGTACGACAG ATATGTTGATAACTACAAAAGGAAATTTGCCGAGCAG GaatttaatgcattaaaaagACGGTGCAAGGTGCAAAATGGTGATAGTTGCGCATGCATCATCACG GTGAGGAAGGAGCAGAAAAATGCAAAGCACTCAGTATTAAAGAGTGTTGTAGGAACCCTTGATTTGAATATCCGATATTTGCTACAAGGGGAGACTTATCCCGGG GAACGTGTAAAGGCCCCTCTTTTTTGCAGCATCAACAGAACACCACCAAGCAGGTATGGCTACATTGCAAACTTATGCGTCATCAAATCAGTTAGGCGACAGGGAATTGCAAGCAACATGATGTCTTTTGCTATTGAAGCTGCAAAATCTAATG GTTTGACACAGGTGTATGTGCATGTGGACAGAAATAATAGGCCTGCACAGATATTATACCAAAAAATGGGCTTCGAG